The following is a genomic window from Onthophagus taurus isolate NC chromosome 1, IU_Otau_3.0, whole genome shotgun sequence.
CGGGATTGCAAAATAACATCTATTTATATGTGTAAGAAATTTCAGGAAGATTGGTTcagtagtttttgagatatcgtGTCCAAGAGTTGGAAAAACGTAGTTTTGAGAGAATCGCATTTAAAGTGTCGAATAgtaaaaactgattttttttttcaatttccaaTTAGGCCACAATTCCAAGACCTTACAATAAACCTtccattttttcataaaatgaaCTTTCCATAGCCAGTTGTTCTTTCCGAGCTTCTGTGGACAGTGATGGACAGAATTCGGTGTTCATCAATTTTATCGGCGTATATTTTGGCTTGCTTGCCAATAACAATGTTCAATGaattctttatttctaaaatggcACTGTGTCCTTCATTAAACAGGCTACACGCAATAAAAGCAGAAATTGCGACTATTTTCAAGCCGGAATGTAGGTGGTTTCAGGTCAATCGCCAAACCGTCGAGTTGAGCCTCGTTAACATTTTGAGTGTGTCCCAAGCATCTGACTACTAAATTACCTTGAGACGGGCTCTATGTAGgtcttcaaaaatattattgtatgtattttcACTCAATCTATCGCACATATCCATAAGATtgcaaaatatatttaatccGAATCTGCCAATGCCCAGTAGACGTGTAACGAAAATAATCCTACGATTTACTTCATAGCCAGTGTTGATTAGCGATCCTGTCTCTTCGACCACGGTGACAAATCAAAACGAGTTTGAACCCAACACCTCTTGATCCATCTTCCTCAAATGGTATAGTGTCTTTATATTGACGACAAATAATGAGGTTAGCTAACATACTGGACACGGTAAAAAACTTTACCAAACGATATGCGTGCTCGTTATTGTATACAATATGGTCACTACTTGCtgtgaataatttttttgtacttgCAGAATATTTTGCAGTTTCTTCTACttctttgataaattaataaaccttgaaaacgtGACCTAGACGCTTTAGTACTTTTGGATACGAATTCATTTAGAATAATAAGTGATAGCTAAAGATTAAAGAAACTCTATGTGTCTAGCATATACAGGATGGCCCATTGAAAACGTGCTAAACAGCATAACTGCCAGGCAaagattttatcgaaaaaaccTGAAACACATCAAGCTTGATTCTCAGGGGGACAACTTTTGACGTAAGAATTGTCTCCATCAAATGGGCATTATTTTATAGGTCTTGTTTTTATTgatacaacacaaaaaaatttgttagaaagatttattttcgaaatatcCGGCTTTAAAGATACACCACCTCTCATTTTTCACTAAacataaataacatttctaataagaaaatataaaaaaaagaaacagagAAAAAACCAGATTGAACCAGGTaggtaataaaaattcatttagaaTACGGTACTCCAAAACATGTGTTGTGATAGCAAGTTTCTTGCCTTTGCGAAGAAACTAAATGAGAaaagcaaaatcaaaaaagaatacGTAAGAACAAGACATCCACAAACGAAAAGTAATCtgaacaaaataacaaaagaAATCCGAAACgatattcataaaatatacCAACGTAGATGAGAAAACAAAATCGACGAACTAAACTCAAATGACTTCAATACTCATGGGTAGACGAAGCAAACCAAAAATCCCACCACTCAAAACAGAACGGGATTGCAATTACAAACAAAGAAAAGGCAGTAGcattcgcaaaatcactaaaaaGCCAATTCAGCCCAAACCAAATAGCTACACAACAAAAATACCCAAAAATAAGTAGAACCAGTCTCTACAGACgagataaaagaaataataaaaagccTAAATAAGAAAAACCCCAGGAACAAACGAGGTCACAAACGAAGCCCTAAATCATCTTTCAACCGAAGCAACAGAagaaatcacaaaaattgCAAACGCAATAATTAATCTGGAATACTTCCCCGAAATCTGGAAGAAAGCAATAACAAGGAAAACAAACCAAAAAACAACTTCGTACCGGCCAATCAGCCTTCTACCTTCAATAAGCAAAGAATCCTATACAAATGAATAAGACAAGCAGCAGAAGAAAACAAGATCCCCGATCACCAATTCGGATTTAGAAAAGAGCACCCAACAGAACAACAGCTTATCAGAATCACCGAACACATAATAAGCAaagcaaacaaaatttaaccAAACAACTACCTTATATTTAATTAGTATAATCAATTAACtaacaataaacaataataataataatatgaagGAAAGAAACCTTTCATCAACTATTCCAGCATTTCAATGATCCGCTGCCTTCGGGTTCTTCTGGGCTCCAAGAGGCCCATCACCAGCAACTTCGACCAAGGGAGGCTCAGCTCGAGGAGGTACAGGGGGGTCACCTTTAAGAAGATCGGAGACATCATTTATCTTAAATTTCCTATTCCAACAGTCCAAACGTTTCTTTTTCCATACACTTCTCTTGCCTGCTGATACAACCTATCTATAGTTGACTCATGTTCTGCGATCTCTTGTGCTTTCTCGGATTATTTCTCGTCTGTTTTTGTAGATGGCACAATCGACAGCTCAGTGATTGCCCATGGCTCTGGGGTTTTGCCGTGGTTTTCCGCTAATGCAATTCATAATGTTCTGTTGCATCTTGACCAGTCGTCTAGTCCTGGCCCGGGTGGTATtccaactttattcttaaaagAGTTTGCTACTGTGCTGTCAACGCCACTGTTTCGTATTTTTTCGAAGTCCTTACTTGAAGGTGTTTTCCCAAGTATGTGGCAAACGGCTTTCGTTATTCCAATATTTAAATCCGGTGTTAAACAGTTGGTATCCAATTACCGTCCTATTTCTATCCTTTCAGCTATCCCCAaggtatttgaaaaaattgtccacGAATATCTTACTCTGTCTATTTCTCACTCTATAATCAATGAACAACATGGTTTTCTGTCTGGGCAATCGGTGGAATCTAATCTGTTGTCTTATGTAAACTTTATTCATTCTGCTTTAAACGAGGATATTCAGATTGACGCAATCTACATCGATTACCCCAAAGCCTTCGACAAAATCGATCATACTATTCTTGTGCAGAAACTTTTCTCCTTTGATATTCCAGATGGCCTTGTTCACTGGATTATGTCGTATTTATCTAACCGAAGTCAAGCAGTCATGATTGGTAGCTCTATATTTGGCTACAAACCTATCACATCCGGTGTGCCTCATACTACTCGTAATGTACATAAATGATTTCTTcgtgttttatattttctaagtTTCTACTCTATGCCgacgataataaaatattcacaAGGATCGGGTCTAATCTGGACTGCCTTAGACTACAGGAGGATCTTGACCGCCTGCATGAGTACTGTCGCCTCAATAAACTGCACCTAAATTATGacaaatgccaaaaaattacatttactaGGAAACGTTATCCTCTAAACTTTCCTTACAACTTTAACGGTGCTGCTATCCCGTCCACGGATAAAGTAAAAGATCTTGGCATCATATTGGATTCCAAGTTGCGATTTCATCTTCATATTGAATTTATGGTGAAGAAAGCTCTATGTAATTTGGGGTTTGTTATCAGGGTCAGTAAGAATTTCACGAAttttttgtgtataaaaaCCCTTTATTTGGCATTTGTCAACAGTGTGCTATGTTATGGTTCCGTAATATGGAACCCCATGTATGCGGTGTATCGTGGTCGTATTGAAGCTATTCAGCGACGCTTTGTACGTTATTTGGCACATAAATTTCATCTTCCTTACTGCGATTACGATAGGCATTGCGTGGTCTTCGACTTATTGTCACTGCAGCAGCGTCGAATTGTTGCTGACTTGATCTTCCTCTTCAAGCTTGTTAATGGCATGTTGGATACCCCCGATCTTCTGCCTGAGTTGAGTTTCAATGTACCGCAACGGCTTACACGTTTCAACGCTACATTTCGTCTTGATAGATCTAACACCAACCTTTATCAAAGCTCTCCATTAGTTCgaattcttaattcctataaccAAGGCTTCAACCATGTACCTCTCTTTGACGTTTCCTTACGCTCTTTTAGAAAATATGTACTAACTAATGTATAGCGGATGTTTTGTTGATCGTTTTAtcgttgtatttattttagtttatatcacttttttttttatattaattttcgttattatgaGGATGCTTTGTTGGGGATATTCTCCCCGTTTGCATCCcgaatatgtaataaataaatatcgcATTCCAGTGAGATCCTCAGTTATTACTAATTTTGATCCTTTAAGCGTCTTCTTCATGTTCAGAATTTGATATTTGTGGTCTACTCTAGCGAATTTTACTATTATTGCCCTCTTAGCCGTCGTATTTTTCGGCCCCAACCGATGAGCGCATTCAACCGCATCCAAGGGTAGCTTCACATCGAGTTTTTCATTGAAGATACCCATTACAATTGCGTTTGGATCTTCATCCAACTTTTCCTCTATCCCAAAAATTCGAATGTTATTCCGTATGTTATCCAGTTCATCTTCTTATTCTTCTGCATCATATTCTCATAATAAAGAAAGTTATGTCACAAATTAAGTATAATTAAAATGAAGAACTAAGAGACTAGTTTAAGAAGGCCTATgttatcttatttatttattatgtcaTATATCTTCTTTCAGAATATCCACTCTTCGCTTTTGTTTTGGTACAGAATGGATTTGATCTCCGAAGAtggttttacaaaattttctaatttaactAATCTATTTCGGgactttattttcttgttaaaTGAAAATGGGAAATATTTAGGGGTGACCACTCAAGATTTGTATAAAGATTTTGGAAattcattgattttttttaccttAACAACGGTTTCTATTGAAATAACGTTACGtaataaaactgaaataatGCCAATTGTGGTGAAAGATTTCGTTTGGAGGCAAACTCCAAATACAGTGGTAATTCAAGTGCCTTTGAAAGGAGTACATCAATCAAAAGTGGATATTTTCACGTCCCGTTCTTATATAAAAGCATCCTATAAACCATTTTTCTTTGAAGCTTTTCCTTTAGAAGCGATCGATCCATTAGAAAGTAAATGCACTTTGACGACAAACGAAATAGTTTTcgaattattcaaaataaaagcAGGAGACTGGTCTAGTTTAGAAATTGATTTAcctaaacaagaaaaaaatcgacttaaaaaagaattaattgaagAAGAACATAAAAGATTTCAAGATGATTGTAAGGAAAAAGTACAAAGAAAGCACGCATTGAAAAAATTAGCGGTAAGAGAACAAATGGAAATAGACACAAAACAAAGAGCATACATTGAAAATGTAAAGAATACGGAGAAAAAAACTGCTTTAGGTGATTTGGATGTAtggaagaaagaaataaatccCGAGGAAAGGAAAGCAGATTTATCTTCTTCTGAAAgtgaagaagaaataattgcaattcctacaaaaaaaattccacGAAAAATTCCAAATTATATCCCTaaatataatttgaaaaaaatccaaaGCAATAATATTCCATTACCGAGAAAAACCAGCTCTATCGCGGTTGAATTTACCGAACGCGAACTTCCTACACCGTCGAGAGAATCAAGATTGGCCGAAGAGGAGGAATGGTTTCGAAAGCAAGCGGAAGTTCGTCGTTCCGTTGGATTTGACAGTGACGATTTACGTcctgaagaaaaaaatccaatgtttttaaaatcaaaaggTGACGAATtcctaaaaaatgaaaattatctgGGTGCTATCAGCGCCTACACATTCGGATTAAAACTTTGCGATAAATATGTCGATTTGTATATTAAACGTTCAGAAGCTCATTTCATGCAAGGTAACATGCAACGTACCATCACGGATTGTTCGACCGCTTTGGAATTACTTAAACCGGAATGTTCAGCAAACTTTTTAGATCGCGTTACATGTATCGTTCGAAGAGGTCGGGCTTTGTTTAAATTTGGAATGAGAGAAAAGGCATTTAGAGAAATTGAGATTGCCTATAAGATGCAACCAGACCGTGAAGATTTGAAAGATCTTCTTATTGAGATGATGGATGAAATGAATAATTCGACTACTGAAGATATTAACGATGTGGGAGATCCGCTTATTGAAGTACAAAAGGAAATGCGGAATTTACCTGGagtatcataaaaaataaaaatgaaaacaaagaattttattgCAAAAGTTATTTTAGTTTGTTATTTGCTTGTTTTGtatgttgttattatttacaaactgaaatatttaaatacgccatgactttttttttcgttgtttATTATGTGTTTGCGAGTTTGTTGTAGGTATACTTTGTCTAACAAATGTATTTATATTAACAAGtctgtataaataaaagtatgaTAAAcagttttattgttatttttaatcttaacaTTGTTAATAAGAGTCATCAAGGATCTCGTCTTTTTGTCTGCAAGGATAAAGCATTATCAATCTCTTCCGAGTGTTTTAGTGTTCGAGGGCAGAACTGCCAGCGAAGAGTATTCTTAGTTAAAgagtaaaaagtaaaaagtttTCCAATATGTCAAGTGTCCAATATGTAATGAAAATTATACGATTAAAAAAACACTGCGAACGTTGTGACACTTTTTAAAGCAGACGCGGTGGCTCTTCAAATTTGACTCTCAACGGGGGTCCTCCAACGTTTGGTGGCCAAATTTGAGACGACTGATTCGGTAATCAATCAGCCAATACCCGTACGACAAAGGAACACCAAATTGGCCATGAAAGTGTGTAGGAGAACCCGAAGCAGTCAATTCCTCGCCGTGCACAAGAACTCGAACTTTCTCAGACTTGAACTTGGAGACTATTGCGATCCTGGAGCTCAAAGTAATTCACAAAGTATAGACACCGTCGTTAGTTCGCTGACTGGATTCGAAGATTTGGAAGAGgacctcaaaaaatttttacagcaataataataataatgtttattcaaTAGTATGaatacaaaatatacaaagaatataaagaaaaatatacatttcatcacaagaaaaaagtaataataattcctAAATAAACATATAGTAGAAATGTTCCACTGAAGCAGTATATTGTTACCGTTTGTATGTGGTTTTTCAATCACTTCATTGGTGCAGTCTTGGTCGGTATATTTATCGTAATCTTTGGGCTCATTGAATTGAATTAGGTGCTGATCATTTCAGAAAAAACCGTCGTTCcagttttttatttgttttttcgcTATGGCGTCTCAGGTTGGAATGCAATAATTTTCCTATTTCTGGAGGTACTGCATTATACAACTTTGGTGCTATGTAATTTAGGCTATGCTATCCTattcttttattacattttggaaattttgcAGTTATGTTCCTGTTTCTTGTATCATATGAATGATCCATTTGATTCATTAACTGCCTATGTCTGCGTACGTACATTAATACTTTCTGGCTATATATTTGCCTTGTGTCTAATACCTGGCTTATGTTATATAACTCATTTGAAGGtgatgttatatttttcttgtacATTATTCTTAATATCCATTTCtgtactttattaattttttccaagTAAGTGTCGTTTACCCCTCCCCAACCCAAAACAGCGTATAACATAAGTAATTGCACAAGGGAGTAGTAAACAACTTTCAGGTGTCTTTTATCCAAAAACTGTGACAGGTACCTAAATTTGCTTGTTAGTCCTCTGATTTTCTTGACAATGTTATTAGTCTGTAAATTCCAGCGTAAAtgttgatcaataattatgcgtaaatattttattaatgacgCTTGTGGAATAAAAGATTCCAGATCAACAACAAGGTTTCCC
Proteins encoded in this region:
- the LOC111429143 gene encoding dynein axonemal assembly factor 4; this encodes MLSYLFIMSYIFFQNIHSSLLFWYRMDLISEDGFTKFSNLTNLFRDFIFLLNENGKYLGVTTQDLYKDFGNSLIFFTLTTVSIEITLRNKTEIMPIVVKDFVWRQTPNTVVIQVPLKGVHQSKVDIFTSRSYIKASYKPFFFEAFPLEAIDPLESKCTLTTNEIVFELFKIKAGDWSSLEIDLPKQEKNRLKKELIEEEHKRFQDDCKEKVQRKHALKKLAVREQMEIDTKQRAYIENVKNTEKKTALGDLDVWKKEINPEERKADLSSSESEEEIIAIPTKKIPRKIPNYIPKYNLKKIQSNNIPLPRKTSSIAVEFTERELPTPSRESRLAEEEEWFRKQAEVRRSVGFDSDDLRPEEKNPMFLKSKGDEFLKNENYLGAISAYTFGLKLCDKYVDLYIKRSEAHFMQGNMQRTITDCSTALELLKPECSANFLDRVTCIVRRGRALFKFGMREKAFREIEIAYKMQPDREDLKDLLIEMMDEMNNSTTEDINDVGDPLIEVQKEMRNLPGVS